The following are encoded together in the Dehalococcoidia bacterium genome:
- a CDS encoding nuclear transport factor 2 family protein gives MRIPAVALLLSVFLLFPARSLQAQQAPDIKTVIETYKQALMKLDGPTVASLFDDNIVVNDLGMTAKGKAEAIAELGQAVAQNPGLTITFGDTVYVLDTALERFAFSSDPVTAAGFSRLWVIETIVVQNGKIVSYTAIFDSSDAETARFLAATAGG, from the coding sequence ATGCGTATCCCTGCCGTCGCCCTGCTGCTCAGCGTTTTCCTGCTGTTCCCGGCCCGCTCGCTGCAAGCGCAGCAGGCGCCGGACATCAAGACCGTGATCGAAACCTACAAACAGGCGCTGATGAAGCTCGACGGCCCGACCGTAGCGAGTCTCTTCGACGACAATATCGTGGTCAACGATCTGGGGATGACTGCCAAAGGGAAGGCCGAAGCGATCGCCGAACTGGGGCAGGCCGTCGCGCAGAACCCCGGCCTGACGATCACCTTCGGCGACACGGTGTACGTACTGGATACCGCACTGGAGCGCTTCGCCTTCAGTTCCGATCCGGTTACGGCGGCCGGATTTAGCCGGCTGTGGGTGATCGAGACGATCGTGGTGCAGAACGGCAAAATCGTCAGCTACACTGCCATCTTTGACAGCAGCGACGCCGAAACTGCCCGCTTCCTTGCCGCAACAGCCGGCGGCTAA
- a CDS encoding class I SAM-dependent methyltransferase: protein MQNTALETWSERAPAWRRWQHEFAAHYAGATALAVRAARPAPGARALDLACATGDLTLALAGAVAPGGSVAAVDLAPAMLAGAAERLRRAACTNVRLQQADAQALPFADSVFDAVVCRLAITLFPDPARALLECRRVLKPGGRLAVLSWGPPQRNTLFAVRTLLANHAAPVAAGLPDALRYARPGALAAAFRAAGFTGIRESEHTLPFPWPGGPEQAWQGLFELQPDVQRLFAGVAPAQRAAAQSRVLQSIASQYDGRQVNFTGVVMLGTGEA from the coding sequence ATGCAGAACACCGCACTCGAAACCTGGAGCGAGCGGGCGCCGGCCTGGCGCCGCTGGCAGCATGAGTTCGCGGCACATTACGCCGGGGCCACGGCGCTGGCGGTCCGTGCGGCGCGCCCGGCGCCCGGCGCCCGCGCGCTCGACCTCGCCTGCGCCACGGGCGATCTGACCCTTGCCCTGGCCGGAGCCGTGGCGCCCGGCGGCAGCGTGGCCGCGGTTGACCTGGCGCCGGCCATGCTGGCCGGCGCGGCGGAGCGGCTGCGCCGCGCGGCCTGCACGAACGTGCGGCTGCAACAGGCCGATGCGCAGGCGCTGCCCTTCGCCGACAGCGTATTCGACGCGGTGGTCTGCCGCCTGGCGATCACCCTCTTTCCCGATCCCGCGCGGGCGCTGCTGGAGTGCCGCCGCGTGCTGAAGCCGGGCGGGCGACTTGCCGTGCTTTCTTGGGGTCCGCCGCAGCGGAACACGCTGTTCGCCGTGCGCACGCTGCTGGCGAACCACGCCGCACCGGTCGCCGCGGGCCTGCCGGATGCCCTGCGCTACGCGCGGCCCGGCGCCCTCGCCGCGGCCTTCCGGGCGGCAGGCTTCACCGGCATCCGCGAAAGCGAGCACACGCTGCCGTTTCCCTGGCCGGGTGGGCCGGAGCAGGCCTGGCAGGGTCTCTTCGAGCTGCAGCCTGACGTGCAGCGGCTCTTCGCCGGCGTTGCGCCCGCACAGCGGGCCGCGGCCCAGTCGCGCGTCCTGCAGTCGATCGCCAGCCAGTACGACGGCCGCCAGGTCAACTTCACCGGCGTGGTGATGCTGGGCACCGGCGAAGCCTGA
- a CDS encoding pyridoxamine 5'-phosphate oxidase family protein, whose amino-acid sequence MPIPAELALSPAELDELMASCWNMRVATIGPGSRINLTPLWFGWAGGKVYFYCRGQKVVNLRRNPIATVLVDRNERFPELQGVMLQGRATVLEDQAAEQADPDLAKAKEQMADKYALGHGEAGRREYASRTARGRHWRWVRFQPAHTVSWDNTKLPRQ is encoded by the coding sequence ATGCCCATTCCCGCCGAACTGGCGCTCTCACCCGCCGAGCTGGACGAGCTGATGGCGAGCTGCTGGAACATGCGCGTCGCCACGATCGGCCCCGGCAGCCGCATCAACCTTACGCCGCTCTGGTTCGGCTGGGCCGGCGGCAAAGTCTACTTCTACTGCCGCGGGCAGAAGGTCGTGAACCTGCGCCGCAACCCGATCGCCACGGTGCTGGTCGACCGCAACGAGCGCTTCCCCGAGCTGCAGGGCGTGATGCTGCAGGGCCGCGCCACCGTGCTGGAAGACCAGGCCGCCGAGCAGGCCGACCCAGACCTGGCGAAGGCGAAAGAGCAGATGGCGGACAAGTACGCGCTGGGGCACGGCGAGGCCGGCCGGCGCGAATATGCCAGCCGCACGGCCCGCGGCCGCCACTGGCGCTGGGTGCGTTTTCAGCCGGCGCACACCGTCAGTTGGGACAACACCAAACTGCCGCGGCAATGA
- a CDS encoding MerR family transcriptional regulator, whose product MTTTSAIPAHHFTIGAVAREAGVSVPTVRFYESQGLLSAAPRSEGNYRLYSAADVRRLKLIRRARALGLALPAVRELVRAAFEEPCRAFEPRLKEALGLRIDDVGRQIAELTLLQSQLQNLDAHLAGDCACDHPAGECSGCSLLGEAEGGAGACSCGAAPLAAIPAQ is encoded by the coding sequence ATGACGACGACCTCCGCGATCCCTGCTCACCACTTCACGATCGGCGCCGTGGCGCGCGAGGCCGGTGTCTCCGTGCCGACGGTGCGCTTTTACGAAAGCCAGGGTCTGCTGAGCGCGGCGCCGCGCAGCGAGGGCAACTACCGCCTCTACTCCGCCGCAGACGTACGCCGTCTGAAGCTGATCCGCCGGGCGCGGGCGCTCGGCCTGGCGCTGCCCGCCGTGCGCGAGCTGGTGCGCGCTGCCTTCGAGGAGCCCTGCCGCGCCTTCGAGCCGCGCCTGAAGGAGGCGCTGGGGCTGCGCATCGACGACGTGGGCCGGCAGATCGCCGAGCTGACCCTGCTGCAGAGCCAGTTGCAGAACCTCGACGCGCACCTGGCCGGTGACTGTGCCTGCGACCACCCGGCGGGCGAGTGCTCGGGCTGCAGTCTGCTGGGCGAGGCGGAGGGCGGCGCCGGCGCCTGCTCCTGCGGCGCCGCGCCCCTGGCCGCTATTCCTGCACAATAA
- a CDS encoding family 1 encapsulin nanocompartment shell protein, with amino-acid sequence MDLLLRDQAPLTPEQWLALDETVVQTARRALVCRRFIPIFGPLGPGTQAVPDDRLSGGAGGAVDLMGNAESASVRLSVRRYLPVPLIYKDFRLPWRDLEAAAQTGAPLDMGGADAAAAACAHAEDDLIVNGNLLLGLPGLRAVDGAQQRPLGDWNDPEQALNAVVAATEALFSAGFYGAATVLTSPLLFSRLNRMYGNSGLLTVEQVQKLVRGGVYQSPVVPEQTALVLSAESATMDLALAQDMIVAYQGPENLNHLFRVLEMLVLRIKQPRAIVVLAG; translated from the coding sequence ATGGACCTGCTGTTGCGCGATCAGGCGCCGTTGACGCCGGAGCAGTGGTTGGCGCTGGACGAGACCGTGGTGCAGACCGCGCGCCGGGCGCTGGTCTGCCGGCGCTTCATCCCGATCTTCGGGCCGCTCGGCCCCGGCACGCAGGCCGTGCCCGATGATCGCCTCTCCGGCGGCGCGGGCGGCGCCGTGGACCTGATGGGCAACGCCGAGTCGGCCAGCGTGCGCCTCTCCGTGCGGCGCTATCTGCCCGTGCCGCTGATCTACAAGGACTTCCGCCTGCCCTGGCGCGACCTGGAAGCGGCGGCGCAGACCGGCGCCCCGCTCGACATGGGCGGCGCCGACGCGGCCGCCGCCGCCTGCGCCCACGCCGAGGACGACCTGATCGTCAACGGCAACCTGCTGCTGGGCCTGCCCGGCCTGCGCGCCGTGGACGGCGCCCAGCAGCGGCCGCTGGGCGACTGGAACGACCCCGAGCAGGCGCTGAACGCCGTCGTTGCCGCCACGGAGGCGCTGTTCAGTGCGGGCTTCTACGGCGCTGCGACCGTGCTGACCAGCCCGCTCCTGTTCTCGCGGCTGAACCGCATGTACGGCAACTCGGGCCTGCTCACGGTGGAACAGGTGCAGAAGCTGGTGCGCGGCGGCGTCTACCAGTCGCCGGTCGTGCCGGAGCAGACGGCGCTGGTGCTGAGCGCCGAAAGCGCAACGATGGACCTGGCGCTGGCGCAGGACATGATCGTCGCCTATCAGGGACCGGAGAACCTCAACCACCTCTTCCGCGTGCTGGAGATGCTGGTGCTGCGCATCAAGCAGCCACGCGCGATCGTGGTGCTGGCGGGCTGA
- a CDS encoding type I phosphomannose isomerase catalytic subunit — translation MVQLAAMLLLPEYRPRVWGGRRLKAADPPIGEAWICYEGSELGGGAQAGATLQELAARFGPALTGRRAPHGGKRFPILLKLLDTADWLSIQVHPNDAQARRLEGREAIGKTEAWHVLDAGAEARLIAGLRPGSSRGALRRALANGGLLPLLCERAVTPGDTLLIPAGTVHAPGPGLLLYEVQQMSDITYRLWDWDRPQTAGRALHLDQALSVVDAAADPPLRHAGPPAEGYTPLTGCPYFTLTLLRAERQPLRLAPDGETFHALTLTAGAAELHGAGWSLPLAPYETAVVPAECPDYAFIPASGGCTALLAALP, via the coding sequence ATGGTCCAGCTTGCAGCCATGCTGCTGCTGCCCGAATACCGCCCGCGTGTGTGGGGCGGCCGGCGGCTGAAGGCCGCCGACCCGCCGATCGGCGAGGCCTGGATCTGTTACGAGGGCAGCGAGCTTGGCGGCGGTGCGCAGGCAGGCGCCACGCTTCAGGAACTTGCCGCGCGCTTCGGCCCCGCGCTGACCGGCCGCCGCGCCCCGCACGGCGGCAAGCGCTTTCCCATCCTGCTCAAACTGCTGGACACGGCCGACTGGCTCTCCATCCAGGTGCATCCGAACGACGCGCAGGCCCGGCGGCTGGAAGGCCGCGAGGCGATCGGCAAAACCGAGGCGTGGCATGTGCTGGACGCCGGCGCCGAGGCGCGCCTGATCGCCGGGCTGCGGCCGGGCAGCAGCCGCGGCGCCCTGCGTCGGGCGCTCGCTAACGGCGGGCTGCTGCCGCTGCTCTGCGAGCGCGCTGTCACGCCAGGCGACACACTGCTGATTCCGGCCGGCACGGTGCACGCGCCGGGTCCCGGTCTGCTGCTTTACGAGGTGCAGCAGATGTCGGACATCACCTATCGCCTCTGGGACTGGGACCGCCCGCAGACGGCCGGCCGCGCGCTGCATCTCGACCAGGCACTCAGTGTCGTGGACGCGGCCGCCGATCCGCCGCTGCGCCATGCCGGCCCGCCGGCCGAGGGCTACACCCCGCTCACCGGCTGCCCCTACTTCACGCTCACGCTGCTGCGCGCGGAGCGACAGCCGCTGCGCCTGGCGCCGGACGGGGAGACGTTTCACGCCCTGACGCTGACGGCGGGCGCGGCCGAGCTGCACGGCGCGGGCTGGAGCCTGCCGCTCGCGCCGTACGAGACCGCCGTGGTGCCCGCCGAGTGCCCGGATTACGCGTTCATCCCAGCGTCAGGTGGTTGCACGGCACTGCTGGCGGCGCTGCCCTGA
- a CDS encoding amidase has product MIPLTFAPATELARAVREREVSSAAVIEAHLARIAAINPQINAVVQLPAEEARAAARTADAALARGEQPGPLHGVPFTVKDTLDVAGVIGAMGVAERAGFIPDRDATVVARLRAAGGIVLGKTNVPPWGGGIETDNPVYGRTSNPYNLSRTPGGSSGGEAALIAAGGSPLGLGSDSGGSLRLPAHNCGIVTIKPTAGRVPTTTGGQTGDMHDPRTQVGLLARRVEDLCLALPLIAGPDGFDAGVAPVPLLDAAGVDLAVLRVACFTNDGVSEAAAAVAAAVRAAAQSLRACVAALEEQRPEGIERAWPITQGYWESVIDGRMPTADFYRLLRRWGRFRSTMLQFMQRWDAIVCPVAAVPAVPHGTSKNWTANDFRQASMISYTVPYSLTGWPCVVVRAGASPEGLPIGVQIVARPWREEVALALARQVEAALGGWQPPPL; this is encoded by the coding sequence ATGATCCCGCTGACGTTCGCGCCGGCCACGGAGCTGGCGCGGGCAGTCCGTGAGCGCGAGGTCTCGTCGGCCGCGGTGATCGAGGCGCACCTGGCGCGGATTGCGGCGATCAATCCGCAGATCAACGCCGTCGTGCAACTGCCGGCAGAAGAGGCGCGGGCGGCTGCCCGCACGGCCGATGCGGCCCTCGCGCGGGGCGAGCAGCCGGGCCCGCTGCACGGCGTCCCCTTCACCGTCAAAGACACGCTCGATGTGGCCGGCGTAATCGGCGCGATGGGCGTGGCGGAGCGCGCCGGCTTCATCCCTGATCGCGACGCGACGGTTGTCGCGCGGCTGCGCGCGGCGGGCGGCATCGTGCTGGGCAAGACCAACGTGCCGCCCTGGGGCGGCGGCATCGAGACCGACAACCCGGTCTACGGCCGCACCAGCAATCCGTACAACCTGAGCCGCACACCCGGCGGCAGCAGCGGCGGCGAGGCGGCGCTGATCGCCGCGGGCGGTTCACCGCTCGGCCTGGGCAGCGACTCGGGCGGCAGCCTGCGCCTGCCGGCGCACAACTGCGGCATCGTCACGATCAAGCCGACCGCCGGCCGCGTGCCGACCACCACCGGCGGCCAGACCGGCGACATGCACGATCCGCGCACGCAGGTCGGGCTGCTCGCCCGCCGCGTCGAGGATCTCTGCCTGGCGCTGCCGCTGATCGCCGGTCCGGACGGCTTCGACGCCGGCGTTGCGCCGGTGCCGCTGCTCGACGCGGCCGGCGTGGACCTGGCCGTGCTGCGCGTCGCCTGCTTCACCAATGATGGCGTGAGCGAGGCGGCTGCGGCCGTCGCGGCGGCGGTGCGCGCGGCGGCGCAATCGCTCAGGGCGTGCGTTGCGGCGCTGGAGGAGCAGCGGCCGGAGGGCATCGAGCGCGCCTGGCCGATCACGCAGGGCTACTGGGAGTCGGTGATCGACGGTAGGATGCCCACCGCGGACTTCTACCGCCTGTTGCGCCGCTGGGGCCGCTTCCGCAGCACGATGCTGCAGTTCATGCAGCGCTGGGACGCGATCGTCTGCCCCGTGGCCGCGGTGCCCGCCGTGCCGCACGGGACATCGAAGAACTGGACGGCGAACGACTTCCGGCAGGCGAGCATGATCAGCTACACCGTGCCGTACAGCCTCACCGGCTGGCCCTGTGTCGTGGTGCGCGCCGGCGCCTCGCCCGAGGGGCTGCCGATCGGCGTGCAGATCGTCGCCCGGCCCTGGCGGGAGGAGGTAGCGCTCGCGCTGGCACGGCAGGTCGAGGCCGCGCTGGGCGGCTGGCAACCGCCGCCACTGTGA
- a CDS encoding ABC transporter ATP-binding protein gives MRTVLRIFSYLRYNRGATALAYIALAGAALFNIITPLVIKQAIDFGLAHNSRSFLVLAGVLVVAVALVQGVFEFFQSYLGQYLSQTVALRLRDDLYEAVQRQSFAFHDRSETGQLMSRATVDVEQVRAFIQLGLLQLTYAVVLFAITVVVALRINWQMGLLFLAVMPLIGLRAWSVSRSLRSLWVRVQGAQGAFTSVLQENLVGARVVRAFTREREELDKFNVSNRIVRVDSLEANRLAAFNQPLMTFLLNAATAIIVIYGGYAVMHHQLTLGGLVAFLEYRTNLTGPVRTIGFLLNLWTRATAGGQRIFEILDAEREVHERPGAVALAGVRGHVRFERVSFGYSRERPVLREIEIDAPPGTLVALLGPSGSGKSTITQLLPRFYDVTEGRITIDGHDIRDVTLESLRRAVGIVLQDPFLFSATIRENIAYGAPGATPEQIEAVARAARLHEFITSLPDGYETWVGERGITLSGGQRQRVAIARTLLLDPKVLILDDATSSVDMETEYLIQQALAELLRGRTTFVIAQRLRTVRDADEILVLKDGRIVERGHHEELLANEGPYREIYDLELRDQEELSEMAAVRPS, from the coding sequence ATGCGAACCGTCCTGCGCATCTTCTCGTATCTGCGTTACAACCGCGGCGCCACCGCGCTGGCCTACATCGCCCTGGCCGGCGCGGCGCTGTTCAACATCATCACGCCGCTGGTGATCAAGCAGGCGATCGACTTCGGCCTGGCGCACAACAGCCGCTCCTTCCTGGTGCTCGCGGGTGTGCTGGTCGTGGCCGTTGCGCTCGTGCAGGGCGTCTTCGAGTTCTTCCAGAGCTATCTCGGCCAGTACCTCTCGCAGACCGTGGCGTTGCGCCTGCGCGACGACCTCTACGAGGCCGTGCAGCGGCAGAGCTTCGCCTTCCACGACCGCAGCGAGACGGGCCAGCTCATGTCCCGCGCCACGGTCGACGTCGAGCAGGTGCGGGCCTTCATCCAGCTCGGCCTGCTGCAGTTGACTTACGCGGTGGTGCTCTTCGCGATCACCGTGGTGGTGGCGCTGCGCATCAACTGGCAGATGGGACTGCTCTTCCTCGCCGTGATGCCGCTGATCGGGTTGCGCGCCTGGAGCGTGAGCCGCAGCCTGCGGTCGCTCTGGGTGCGGGTGCAGGGGGCGCAGGGCGCCTTCACCAGCGTCTTGCAGGAGAACCTGGTGGGCGCCCGCGTGGTGCGCGCCTTCACGCGCGAGCGCGAGGAGCTGGACAAATTCAACGTCTCCAACCGCATCGTGCGCGTCGATTCGCTGGAGGCGAACCGGCTCGCCGCCTTCAACCAGCCGCTGATGACCTTCCTGCTCAACGCCGCCACGGCGATCATCGTGATCTACGGCGGCTACGCGGTGATGCATCACCAGCTGACGCTGGGCGGGCTCGTCGCCTTTCTTGAATACCGCACCAACCTCACCGGCCCGGTGCGCACGATCGGCTTCCTGCTCAACCTCTGGACGCGGGCCACGGCCGGCGGCCAACGCATCTTCGAGATCCTTGACGCCGAGCGCGAAGTGCACGAGCGGCCCGGCGCCGTGGCGCTGGCCGGCGTGCGGGGCCACGTACGCTTCGAGCGCGTCTCGTTCGGCTACAGCCGCGAGCGTCCCGTCCTGCGCGAGATCGAGATCGATGCGCCGCCGGGCACGCTTGTCGCCCTGCTCGGCCCCTCGGGCAGCGGCAAGAGCACGATTACCCAGCTCCTGCCGCGCTTCTACGATGTGACCGAGGGCCGCATCACGATCGACGGCCACGACATCCGCGACGTGACGCTGGAGTCGCTGCGCCGCGCGGTCGGCATCGTCCTGCAGGACCCGTTCCTCTTCTCCGCCACGATCCGCGAGAACATCGCCTACGGCGCGCCGGGCGCCACGCCCGAGCAGATCGAGGCCGTGGCCCGCGCGGCGCGGCTGCACGAGTTCATCACCAGCCTGCCCGACGGCTATGAGACATGGGTGGGAGAGCGCGGCATCACGCTCTCCGGCGGCCAGCGCCAGCGCGTCGCCATCGCCCGCACGCTGCTGCTCGACCCGAAAGTGCTGATCCTGGACGACGCGACCAGCAGCGTGGACATGGAGACCGAATATCTGATTCAGCAGGCGCTGGCCGAGCTGCTGCGCGGCCGCACGACCTTCGTGATTGCGCAGCGGCTGCGCACCGTGCGCGACGCCGACGAGATCCTGGTGCTGAAGGACGGGCGCATCGTGGAGCGCGGCCACCACGAGGAGCTGCTTGCGAACGAAGGCCCGTACCGCGAGATCTACGACCTGGAGCTGCGCGACCAGGAGGAGCTGAGCGAGATGGCGGCGGTACGGCCCTCATAA